A stretch of Aureispira sp. CCB-E DNA encodes these proteins:
- a CDS encoding zinc-dependent metalloprotease, whose protein sequence is MNLKKLALFVTLFIPFLMNAQSPSTSSNDGFKCGISEQSAALIKQRLMANRQLFTRQEVEDLVTKRTTTYIPVTIHNVAGNSSGLGKTSEQTILAFLCGLNAIYASQNVQFFMHGPIRNRISNNIYNNAGTSTSRFQMLSYRVPNTLNLIIGASINNPRASWYDTQGDFVFLLQQMLTSAAKTEAHEIGHFFTLPHTFYGWENSTVTSIYPSGTLPSCTVNPSGFYSFAPERVARTGPRANCQTAGDGFCDTPADYFSDRLNCPFPAFNDCDTVPLNPDESNIMSYAYDACVNTFSAEQEAAIAMDIAARTWVTNTPPTTTDVTTSTTPVSPLDGAQLGDINDPTVLLEWNPVPGATMYYVEVYGTQFPGLWLPNTNDPIYKGIVNSATPQLNLPTTNLTAGSRYAWRVKGFNSLSTCGPMSAYADFEATTGVTTSIKDLPIGKQMSFTVNSNPITTSSIALSIYSAEDVVGSIKIYSVDGREALTWNKQDISKGSSIIQLPADGLENGLYVAVLITERGQLQQKIIIQR, encoded by the coding sequence ATGAACTTGAAAAAATTAGCACTGTTTGTTACCCTGTTTATTCCATTTTTAATGAATGCCCAATCCCCCAGCACTTCTTCTAATGATGGTTTTAAATGTGGTATCAGCGAACAATCAGCCGCTTTGATCAAGCAGCGTTTAATGGCCAACCGTCAGTTGTTTACTAGACAAGAGGTCGAAGATTTAGTTACTAAACGCACAACGACTTATATTCCAGTAACCATACATAATGTAGCGGGGAATTCAAGTGGTCTGGGTAAAACTAGTGAGCAAACTATTTTAGCTTTTTTATGTGGTTTGAATGCCATCTATGCAAGCCAAAATGTCCAATTTTTTATGCATGGACCTATTCGCAATAGAATAAGTAATAATATTTATAACAATGCAGGAACCTCTACTTCTCGTTTTCAAATGTTGAGTTATAGAGTTCCGAATACCTTAAACTTAATTATAGGTGCGTCTATCAATAATCCTAGAGCAAGTTGGTATGATACACAAGGTGATTTTGTCTTTTTGTTACAACAAATGTTGACTAGTGCTGCCAAAACAGAGGCGCATGAAATTGGACATTTCTTTACTTTACCACACACTTTCTATGGTTGGGAAAATAGTACGGTTACAAGTATATATCCTTCTGGAACACTACCATCTTGTACTGTTAATCCAAGTGGTTTTTATTCTTTTGCTCCTGAACGTGTAGCTCGTACAGGACCAAGAGCCAATTGTCAAACGGCAGGAGATGGCTTTTGTGATACGCCAGCAGATTATTTTTCAGATCGGTTAAATTGCCCTTTCCCAGCATTCAATGATTGTGATACAGTTCCATTGAATCCAGATGAAAGCAATATTATGTCTTATGCTTATGATGCTTGTGTGAATACTTTTTCAGCAGAACAAGAAGCTGCTATTGCAATGGATATAGCTGCTCGTACATGGGTAACAAATACGCCACCAACAACTACCGATGTAACGACATCGACAACTCCTGTGTCTCCTTTGGATGGAGCGCAATTAGGGGATATCAATGACCCAACAGTATTGTTAGAATGGAATCCTGTGCCAGGAGCAACAATGTATTATGTAGAAGTATATGGAACACAATTTCCTGGTCTTTGGTTGCCTAATACAAATGATCCTATATACAAAGGGATTGTTAATTCTGCCACACCACAGTTGAATTTGCCAACAACTAATTTGACAGCAGGAAGTCGTTATGCTTGGCGTGTAAAAGGGTTTAATTCTCTTTCTACTTGTGGACCTATGTCTGCATATGCTGACTTTGAAGCAACAACAGGAGTAACCACCTCTATCAAGGATTTGCCAATTGGGAAGCAAATGTCATTTACAGTTAACTCCAATCCAATTACAACTTCGTCTATTGCTTTGTCAATTTATTCAGCGGAAGATGTTGTTGGGTCTATCAAAATCTATAGCGTCGATGGTAGAGAAGCCTTGACTTGGAACAAACAAGATATTAGCAAAGGTTCTAGCATTATTCAATTGCCTGCTGATGGTTTGGAAAATGGACTATATGTTGCTGTTTTAATTACTGAAAGAGGACAATTGCAACAAAAAATTATCATACAACGATAA
- a CDS encoding T9SS type A sorting domain-containing protein, with protein MKKTISLWMLTLLSIVSLQAQQFNCGVDAAAAAIIKQRMLANRQLFTKQQINSLMTSRAITYIPITIHNVRNTSGEGAISEDRILGFLCGLNAIYADQDIQFFIHGQINNLTNDFIDANSNTFQAKLAMFQNKVANTLNIYIGRSTFYPATGYTSYYEPNYDYVFLQEPMVSSAAKTEAHEIGHFFTLPHTFNGWEGTDAEIDYNGVNAPTHVPLTGALVEKVARGAGGNCATAADGFCDTEADYHSTALIQSCNFTPSTLDPTGVTLNPDESNYMSYYNDNCQNNFSIEQKGAIAMSVANRTWVTNTPPNTTTVTGVPTLVSPANNTPASIANSTVRLDWDNVTGATWYYLEVYGTQFPGIWLPNTNDVKFKGIITTGNSHYDLSTTGLTVGERYAWRVKAINQYSTCAGFASYNKFEATAATSIKDLSIEKQMTLKVSNNPITSNDVALSIYTAEEVVGSIQIYGMDGRVMVTLAKETIAKGDNLVQIPAANLTNGMYLVVVATDRGFLQQKFVIQR; from the coding sequence ATGAAAAAAACAATCTCACTTTGGATGCTTACTTTATTAAGTATAGTATCTCTACAAGCGCAACAGTTTAATTGTGGAGTAGATGCAGCAGCAGCAGCAATTATTAAGCAACGTATGTTAGCCAATCGCCAGTTGTTTACCAAGCAGCAAATAAATAGCTTGATGACTTCAAGAGCCATCACATATATTCCTATAACAATTCATAATGTACGGAATACTAGTGGGGAAGGAGCCATTTCGGAAGATCGTATACTAGGCTTTTTATGTGGTTTAAATGCCATTTATGCGGATCAAGACATACAGTTTTTTATTCATGGTCAGATTAATAATTTGACCAATGACTTTATTGATGCCAATTCCAATACCTTTCAAGCAAAGCTAGCGATGTTCCAAAATAAGGTAGCGAATACCTTGAATATTTATATTGGACGGTCTACCTTTTATCCAGCAACAGGATATACGAGTTATTATGAACCCAATTATGATTATGTCTTTTTGCAAGAGCCAATGGTATCTTCTGCGGCGAAAACAGAAGCACACGAAATAGGGCATTTCTTTACTTTACCACATACTTTTAACGGTTGGGAAGGAACTGATGCAGAGATAGATTATAATGGTGTTAATGCACCAACTCATGTGCCATTGACAGGAGCATTGGTAGAAAAGGTAGCTAGAGGAGCTGGAGGAAATTGCGCAACAGCAGCCGATGGTTTTTGTGATACAGAAGCCGATTACCACTCTACGGCACTCATTCAAAGTTGCAATTTTACCCCTTCAACATTAGACCCTACAGGAGTTACCTTAAATCCAGACGAAAGTAATTATATGTCTTATTATAATGATAATTGTCAAAATAACTTTTCTATAGAGCAGAAAGGGGCGATTGCCATGTCTGTAGCTAATAGAACATGGGTAACCAATACGCCTCCTAATACAACTACTGTAACAGGAGTACCGACACTTGTATCCCCAGCTAATAATACTCCCGCTTCTATTGCGAACTCAACGGTTCGCTTGGATTGGGATAATGTTACGGGGGCAACTTGGTACTATTTGGAAGTATATGGCACGCAGTTTCCTGGAATTTGGCTTCCGAATACCAACGATGTTAAATTTAAAGGAATTATTACAACAGGGAATAGCCATTATGACTTATCAACAACAGGCTTGACAGTAGGAGAGCGGTACGCTTGGCGCGTGAAAGCAATTAACCAATATTCAACTTGTGCTGGTTTTGCAAGTTATAATAAATTTGAAGCAACTGCCGCTACAAGTATCAAAGATTTGTCAATAGAGAAACAGATGACGCTAAAAGTAAGCAATAATCCAATTACATCGAACGACGTAGCTTTATCTATTTATACCGCAGAGGAAGTTGTTGGGTCTATCCAAATCTATGGAATGGATGGAAGAGTTATGGTTACTTTAGCTAAAGAAACAATTGCTAAAGGGGATAATTTGGTTCAGATCCCTGCTGCTAATTTAACGAATGGAATGTATTTAGTAGTTGTGGCAACAGACAGAGGTTTTTTGCAACAGAAATTTGTCATACAACGATAA